The Nocardioides pantholopis genome window below encodes:
- a CDS encoding fluoride efflux transporter FluC — protein sequence MTRPSYLRTSSIALVLLGGVVGVGAREGLSLWIPNLDGVPVVVPVVNVLGAFALGYLYEALTRLAPGETTTSRLKLLIGTGFCGGLTTYSSLATDTAVLLDDSRFGVGALYVLGTVLVGGLATFAGIVAAARLHAARQDAGGTA from the coding sequence GTGACCCGGCCGAGCTATCTGCGCACTTCGTCGATCGCCCTGGTCCTCCTCGGTGGAGTGGTCGGCGTCGGTGCCCGTGAGGGACTCTCCCTGTGGATCCCGAACCTCGACGGGGTGCCCGTGGTCGTCCCGGTGGTCAACGTCCTCGGTGCGTTCGCACTCGGCTACCTCTACGAGGCGCTGACCCGGCTCGCGCCCGGCGAGACCACGACCTCCCGGCTCAAGCTGCTGATCGGCACCGGGTTCTGCGGCGGCCTCACGACGTACAGCTCGCTGGCCACCGACACCGCCGTCCTCCTCGACGACTCCCGGTTCGGCGTCGGTGCGCTCTACGTGCTCGGCACGGTGCTGGTCGGCGGGCTCGCGACGTTCGCCGGGATCGTGGCCGCCGCGCGGCT